The Gossypium hirsutum isolate 1008001.06 chromosome D06, Gossypium_hirsutum_v2.1, whole genome shotgun sequence genome contains the following window.
attagGACACCAGAGAtgatatccttttactccatcagttatacccaagaataatgctttctttgctcttgggtctaacttagattcttttacatgataatatgcagtggaaccaaatacatggaaagaatcataatcagtagcagatttaccagtccatatctccataggagtttttccatttattgcagctgatggcaaacggttaattagatggcacgcatatgtaactgccttagcccaaaattctttgcccaatccagcattggacaacatacatcgaactttctccagtatagttcgattcattcgttctgccaccccattttgctgtggtgtatcccgaacagtgaagtgtcgcacaatgccctcatcttggcatacttgtagaaatggatcgtttttgtactcagtaccattatctgatcgaagtcgtttgacctttcgatcagtctgagtctccaccatcttcttccattttagaaatgcatccaaaacttcactttttcttttcattagatacacccatacttttcttgaataatcatcaacaaaagtaacaaaatagtgcatacctcccaaagaagctactttggtaggtccccacacatcactgtgaacgtagtccagaattcctttcgtattgtgaattgctggaccaaattttaccctcttctgcttgcccagaacacaatgttcacagaattccattttgcaagaatttgcacctttcaataagccttgcttcaccaatgtctgcaaagctttttcaccagcatgtcccaatcgcatatgccataatctggtaacctctgaatctacatcttttgtagaaactgttgatgttgatccaataactgtacttccatttaaaaaatacaagttatttcttcttgtgcctttcatcaccgtcagttgcccagctactacttttagtaatccatctcttaaagtgattgtgagccctttagattctagggcacctaatgagatgagatttttcttcaggctaggtacgtagcgaacatctgtcaagacttggattgagccgtcgtgattcttcaattggactgtacccactcccattgtcttacaagcactatcattgcccataagaacaattccaccttctagctctttaagactagaaaaccagtccttattaggacacatatggtaagtacatcctgaatccaaaatccactcatccgtttgacatgccattgccatgccaaccaagctaaagtctgactcctcatcatgctccgctacacatgcattagagcTATCACAAAAAGTGGAATGTTACCCTTAAAGTGGTTATAGCTGAGATCCAATGTCACCAACGAAGAGCTATCACAAAAAGCATTCGGTAATGGTCCTTGTAGCATATTTCTAGATAAATGAACTTCCCTTAGCGATACAGGCTTGAAGCAAGATGGTAGAGTCCCAGAGAAATTGTTCATGGAAAGGTCCAAAAATATAAGTCCTTCATTGAGATTGCAAATCGCCCTTGGTATTGAACCTTCAAGTTGATTATCTGCCATGGCAAGTTGTTCCAAAGGTAAAGCATTTCCCCTCCATTGTGGAAACCTACCAAAGAGTATGTTTCTGCTCACATCCAATGCTATCAACCTTGACATATTCCCAATCCAACTTGGTATCTCACCGAAGAGATAGTTATTGCTAAGATCAAGTAAATACAAATCAGAGCAGTTAGCCAATACATTAGGGATCACCCCAGTGAAGTTATTTCCATCTAATCGTACCTCAGAGAGGCTCATTAGGCTAAAATTTCCAGAGAAAATAACTCATTGCAATGTGTTATTTGATAATGCAAGGAACTCTAATAAGGAGCAGCCCGTAGCCATGTGCTCAGGTATCCCTCCAGACAAATGGTTGTTTGATAAGTCCAAACCTTGCAGTGAACTCATATCACCAAATGAAGAGAGAATGCGACCACTGAAATAATTTTGTGACATGTTCAGAGTCTTCAACAATGGTAGATGTGCTCCAATTCTTTTTGGAATGTTGCCACCAAAGGCATTGTTGGAGATATCCAAATTCGATAAAGCCAAATGCGTACGCGATGGCAGTTGAAAAAGCCCTAATAGAGAGCAATTCACGAGATGCAGTAACTCTAGCTTCGTGTTGTTTTCCAACAACCAAAAAGGGAATTGATCCACCTTTAAGAAATGTATTTCTGAGAGAGTAACACCCTGTAAGTTACTTTGATGGTAAAAGAAATATGGAAATGACCCACCACTTCCACAACAAGAAAAACTGATGTAACTCAACTGGAACCTTGGGGCCAAAGAATTGAGCATCTCATGATCATCGGCATGTATGTTGTTGTTGTCTCCTCTGATAAACTTGAGTCTTGAAAGGTTGAACAAGGGTCCTAATGAGCTTGGGATGTGAAATTCATTGTTTGAAATGTCCAACCATCGGAGGGATGTTAGACTTTCAAGGGCAGATATATTTCCAGAAAATTGATTAGAAGAGAGGTCCAAAGATTCAAGTAATGTTAGGTTCTTAAGGGAATATATATTTCCCAAAAACTGATTGGAAGAGAGAGATAAACTTTTAAGGGACGTGAGGTTGTAGAAACACATGGGTAAGCTACCCCTTAGATTATTGCCAGTGATGTCCAATTCTGGGAGATTTTTCATTTCACATAAATCTGCAAAAGTAGTATTATGTGTATAAATCATAACTAATACATGATGGATAAATTAGAAATACAATAAACTTAATAAATAGCACTTTTAattgtattataaaaataataatcaaaatatattcaaacttaaataaaaataaatttagatagaTTTATAGATGATGCGTCTAAATCTTATAATAAGATAGGAGAGATTTCATATTATTTGCACAaaggaaattttaatttaagtacTAAAATTCAGAGACCTCAACCTCTGGCATCAAAGCCTTATTAGCATTCTATTAAAATTTAGGGAGATCAAAAGAAAAGGGAATATGGATATATGAAGGTTTAACTTttgtttgatatttaattttttaatcaaatacaccaactaaatttcaaaattaaaaatatgtttcgcatgcatatatatatatatatatgagaaaggATTATATGAAATTAAGATATCATGTCAATAAGAGGATGTCATTTCAGTATTTTCATCCTATATTTCAACAGATcatgttgaatttgattttttttcataatgAAAATGTTAAAGTGACATGCTCTTATTGAAAAGGGATACAAATGACATTCTATCctagtttcatacaatcctttttCTATAATCTACAAGCTAATAACATGCATACAAATtgctgggttttttttttactaatttatttgGTATAAATTAcgaaaacttttcaattttcgtAAAGTACGAGAATTAAATGCGTACAAAGTAAAATAcgaaagttaattttttaattttcataaagtaAAAGGATGGAATTTATAAATTAGACCAAATATTACCACACGAGGAAATTGAAAGAATCAAATTACCTTGTGAGGTGAGTTTTTGATTGAACGCACAATAACTCAACACCAAACGCTTCAAAGAAGTAAATTCCACTCTAACAGAGCCTTTCATACCAAATATGCGTGAGAGACAAGGCAAAGATATTAGAGAAATATCCCAACAAAATATATACCATCTAATTGTGCTTTCAGTCCCTGTACTTTTtgcacatttaaaatttaatctctctTGTTTTAATCCtagaaatttagtccctctactcaATTGGTTTTAATAATTCAAATCCAATTCATAACATCATCAAAGGGCTTCCATTAAATTGGATAattacattttcaaaaaaaaaatacatgagtGCAAGGCTAAATAAGCAAATAAAGCAGTTGAATTTGGGGttgtaaagttttttttattcta
Protein-coding sequences here:
- the LOC107923510 gene encoding receptor like protein 23-like, whose amino-acid sequence is MSLSEVRLDGNNFTGVIPNVLANCSDLYLLDLSNNYLFGEIPSWIGNMSRLIALDVSRNILFGRFPQWRGNALPLEQLAMADNQLEGSIPRAICNLNEGLIFLDLSMNNFSGTLPSCFKPVSLREVHLSRNMLQGPLPNAFCDSSSLVTLDLSYNHFKGNIPLFVIALMHV
- the LOC107923509 gene encoding receptor-like protein 56, with translation MKLNKLEVLDLSSNDFSNNIFPSLTAFSNLKSLDLSANNLKGPIYAKDLCEMKNLPELDITGNNLRGSLPMCFYNLTSLKSLSLSSNQFLGNIYSLKNLTLLESLDLSSNQFSGNISALESLTSLRWLDISNNEFHIPSSLGPLFNLSRLKFIRGDNNNIHADDHEMLNSLAPRFQLSYISFSCCGSGGSFPYFFYHQSNLQGVTLSEIHFLKVDQFPFWLLENNTKLELLHLVNCSLLGLFQLPSRTHLALSNLDISNNAFGGNIPKRIGAHLPLLKTLNMSQNYFSGRILSSFGDMSSLQGLDLSNNHLSGGIPEHMATGCSLLEFLALSNNTLQ